The sequence CCCCCCCAAACCGCCTGGCAACACTTCTGATACTCTCGACGACCCCCGGATCATCAGCAGCAAGGTACATCCCCTTCGCACCAAGCGCCCTGCCGGTCAGGCCGACATGCGTTGTCACACGCTGATCCCGATCATGCCTGTGGCCGATTCTCAGAATATATGTCTCAATGATGATGATCACTCCTGATTTTTATTACACCGTTCTCAATAGTCACAGGAAGATCCTTTGTATATCGGATCCTGCAGGAGAGGAGCATCTCCTCAAGCCCCATGGGACGGAGGAGCTCCCCCTCCTGCCTGATGAGAAGGTATCCGACAAGCCGCTGTACCGATGCCCTGATCACCTCTTCATCAAGCTCTGTTATCGAGATGAGTTCCGGGATGGTGCCTGCCTCTCCAAGGGCGATCCGGTGGTAGATCTGCCAGTCGATATCTTCGTCTCTCACACAGTATTATGGCGTTTAAAGTGAGCATATATCTTATGGAGGAAACGATCTCTCTTTTTGAGATAGCAGATGAGCTCCTTGAATATGCAGATGAAGACGACCAGCGACTCGCCCGGGCCATCGGCCAGCTGGACCCGGAGATCAGGGAGGAGCTGCTCGTCTCCGATTTCCTCAATGCGTACCAGGTCTATCTCTATGCCTTTCAGGAGGAGCCCTCGGTTCTGATCATGGATCGACTCCTTCTTCAGCCGGCATCCGGCCTGGTCCGGGGTGTCTTCCTTGAGACGATAGAGTATTATGATCTCTTTTTTATGATGGAGGGGGAGACACCGGTCATTGGTATCAGGTGTGATAAAGAGGTGATCACATCTATGAGAGGCCGTAATGCCCACCATGATGCGATCAGGTATGCGCAGGAGAATGCGGATTAACCCTACATCCCTTTTGTAATCAGATTTGGATCAATACGGGCAGAGACGAGGGGGGGGACAGCCCCCCACCGGAGTATGTCATCGCCAAAGACAGCGATCACTCCGATGACACCAGTCTCTACAAGAAGAGGGAGGGGTGAGAGATCATCAGGGGTGAGAGTGTTGCAGAGTGCGGTTGCCCATGCATCCGCAGCCGCCACATTCCCGGAGAAGACGGTGACTGCATCTGCTGAACCAAGCGATATCGAAGGGCCGACCGTCGCCGAGGACGTACAGATCCCGGTTATCTTCTTCTGCGGTGGCATCAGAAATGCAGAATTCCGGTTTGATTCTCCGGCATAGATGCCGATTCTGAGATCCCGATCAGAGATGAGGGCGATATCACCCCCATTATCGACGATACCACAGTCCGCCCCTGCATCAACCATCGCCTCCACACCTGACCAGGCGATGGTACCCGCAACCGCTGCCATCGGCCCGACACCCGCCTCATCTGCTGCTGCGACCATACGGCGGATCACCGGGTGATCTGATCCCGGATCATAGGGATCAAAGGTCGAGGCGAAGAAGGGATCGGTGGCACAGACCCCCTCGACAGCCTTCCGTGCATCGAGAATACCCCCCCGTGCCGCCTCGATATGCTCCTCACAGTCCGCATGGATGGTTGTGATCGTCTGGCGGTGCTGGAAATGCCGCCTGATCATTGCCTGAGGGAGAGTGCCTGGTGCGGACAGGCCGGAACACACCTGC is a genomic window of Methanocalculus alkaliphilus containing:
- a CDS encoding MarR family transcriptional regulator encodes the protein MRDEDIDWQIYHRIALGEAGTIPELISITELDEEVIRASVQRLVGYLLIRQEGELLRPMGLEEMLLSCRIRYTKDLPVTIENGVIKIRSDHHH
- a CDS encoding UPF0280 family protein; amino-acid sequence: MIRRHFQHRQTITTIHADCEEHIEAARGGILDARKAVEGVCATDPFFASTFDPYDPGSDHPVIRRMVAAADEAGVGPMAAVAGTIAWSGVEAMVDAGADCGIVDNGGDIALISDRDLRIGIYAGESNRNSAFLMPPQKKITGICTSSATVGPSISLGSADAVTVFSGNVAAADAWATALCNTLTPDDLSPLPLLVETGVIGVIAVFGDDILRWGAVPPLVSARIDPNLITKGM